A DNA window from Ctenopharyngodon idella isolate HZGC_01 chromosome 10, HZGC01, whole genome shotgun sequence contains the following coding sequences:
- the LOC127520261 gene encoding uncharacterized protein LOC127520261, protein MTTIIISLAAERFGLEEKKVVNLPYTMNNRANKIHQLRQELKSLKRRFKEAREEERGPLAELRVILRKKLMVLRRAEWHRRRRKERARKRAAFIANPFGFTKQLLGKKRSGRLTCSKVEIDRHLRDTFCDRFREQDLGHCQHLIDPPAPTLDFDGKEPSWKEIQEVIKTARASSAPGPSGVPYKVYKNCPKLLHRLWKILKVIWRRGKVAQQWRFAEGVWIPKEEESKTIDQFRNISLLSVEGKIFFSIVARRLTDYLLRNSYIDTSVQKGGIPKVPGCLEHTGVVTQLIREARENKGDLVVLWLDLTNAYGSIPHKLVEEALCRHHIPDKFRDLILDYYDSFSLRVSAGSITSDWHRLEKGIITGCTISVILFALAMNMLVKSAEVQCKGPLTKSGIRQPPIRAFMDDLTVTTPHVPGGRWILKGLEEMITWACMCFKPAKSRSLVLKKGKVTNKFRFTLGTTQIPSITEKPVKSLGKVFDCSLRDTAAIHATNLELEGWLSVVDKSGLPGKFKAWIYQYGILPRILWPLLIYEVPISTIEGFERRVSRFLQKWLGLPRSLSSIALYGQNNKLKLPISSLNEEFKVGRAREVLQYRESQDPKVSQAGIEVRTGRKWRAAEAVDVAESRLRHRALIGAVTCGRAGLGSGTTSCYNKVQGKDRRSLVQQEVAVEEERASRMVGMWQQGAWTRWEHAVDRKISWAELWKADPHRIRFLIQAVYDVLPSPSNLFSWGLVESPACSLCLKRGTLEHILSCCPKALGEGRYRWRHDQVLKAIANTISCGIRHCKRLRPVKNTIAFVRAGEKPPLAARATSSGLLATARDWELKVDLGKQLKFPEAVATSTLRPDMLLISETSKQIVLLELTVPWEDRIEEANERKRAKYAELVEECRNNGWRARCEPIEVGCRGFAGQSLCRAYNILGIIGASKRKAIKEVTESAEVASRWLWIRRGEPWVG, encoded by the coding sequence ATGACTACCATCATTATCAGCCTAGCAGCTGAGAGATTTGGGCTGGAGGAGAAGAAAGTAGTGAATCTACCCTACACTATGAACAACAGGGCGAACAAGATCCACCAGCTTAGGCAAGAGCTGAAGAGTCTGAAGAGGAGGTTCAAGGAGGCGAGGGAGGAGGAGAGGGGCCCTCTAGCAGAGTTGCGTGTCATCCTCCGTAAGAAGCTTATGGTTCTGAGGAGAGCGGAGTGGCACAGGAGAAGGAGGAAAGAGAGGGCCAGGAAGCGGGCTGCCTTCATAGCGAATCCCTTTGGGTTCACAAAGCAGCTGCTTGGGAAGAAGCGGAGTGGCCGGCTCACTTGCTCCAAAGTTGAGATCGACCGTCACCTCAGAGACACCTTCTGTGACAGATTCAGGGAGCAAGATTTGGGCCACTGCCAGCACCTGATTGATCCACCTGCACCAACTCTGGACTTTGACGGGAAGGAGCCCAGCTGGAAGGAGATCCAGGAGGTGATCAAAACGGCTAGAGCAAGCTCAGCCCCAGGACCTAGTGGGGTACCTTACAAGGTTTATAAGAACTGCCCGAAGCTACTCCACAGGCTCTGGAAGATCCTGAAGGTCATATGGAGGAGGGGAAAGGTTGCTCAGCAGTGGCGGTTTGCAGAAGGGGTGTGGATTCCAAAGGAGGAAGAGTCAAAGACCATCGACCAGTTCAGAAACATCTCGCTGCTCAGTGTTGAGGGAAAGATATTCTTCAGCATTGTTGCTAGGCGGCTGACCGACTACCTCCTGAGGAACTCGTACATTGACACCTCTGTTCAGAAAGGAGGGATCCCGAAGGTGCCGGGGTGTCTGGAGCACACAGGCGTGGTCACACAGCTGATCAGGGAAGCCCGGGAGAATAAGGGGGACCTGGTGGTGCTGTGGTTGGACCTCACAAACGCCTATGGATCCATACCCCACAAATTGGTTGAGGAGGCCCTGTGCCGGCACCACATCCCAGACAAGTTTAGAGACCTCATTCTGGACTACTACGATAGTTTCAGTCTGAGAGTCTCTGCAGGGTCTATAACATCAGACTGGCATAGGCTTGAGAAGGGTATCATTACTGGATGTACAATTTCAGTGATATTATTCGCACTCGCCATGAACATGCTGGTAAAGTCTGCAGAGGTCCAGTGCAAAGGTCCCCTCACCAAGTCCGGTATTCGCCAGCCGCCCATTAGGGCTTTTATGGATGACCTGACGGTGACAACACCACACGTCCCAGGGGGCAGGTGGATCCTGAAGGGCTTGGAAGAGATGATCACCTGGGCTTGTATGTGCTTCAAGCCAGCAAAGTCTAGATCTCTGGTGTTGAAGAAAGGAAAGGTTACCAACAAGTTCCGCTTCACACTTGGCACGACCCAGATACCATCAATCACTGAGAAACCAGTGAAGAGCTTGGGAAAGGTGTTCGACTGCAGCCTGAGAGATACAGCAGCCATCCATGCAACCAACCTCGAACTGGAAGGCTGGCTATCTGTAGTGGATAAGTCAGGCCTACCTGGTAAGTTCAAGGCCTGGATTTACCAATACGGCATCCTCCCACGGATTCTCTGGCCCCTCCTGATTTATGAGGTTCCAATCTCCACCATCGAGGGCTTTGAGAGGAGAGTCAGCAGGTTTCTACAGAAGTGGCTGGGCCTACCTCGAAGCCTGAGCAGCATTGCTCTGTATGGCCAGAACAACAAGCTAAAGCTCCCCATCAGCAGTCTGAATGAGGAGTTCAAGGTAGGCCGTGCTAGGGAGGTGCTGCAATACAGAGAGTCACAAGACCCGAAGGTCTCCCAGGCTGGGATCGAGGTGAGGACAGGGCGGAAGTGGAGGGCAGCAGAGGCGGTGGATGTGGCTGAGTCACGACTACGGCACAGGGCACTGATAGGAGCAGTGACTTGTGGAAGAGCTGGCCTGGGTAGTGGCACAACATCTTGCTACAACAAGGTACAGGGGAAGGACAGGAGATCACTGGTGCAGCAAGAGGTAGCAGTAGAGGAGGAGCGGGCCAGCAGGATGGTTGGGATGTGGCAGCAGGGAGCCTGGACAAGATGGGAGCATGCAGTGGACCGTAAAATCTCATGGGCAGAGCTGTGGAAAGCAGACCCCCATCGCATACGGTTCCTGATCCAGGCTGTCTACGATGTACTGCCGAGCCCATCCAACCTGTTCAGCTGGGGATTGGTGGAGTCACCAGCCTGCAGCCTCTGTCTAAAGAGGGGGACCCTGGAGCACATCCTCAGCTGCTGTCCGAAGGCCCTGGGCGAGGGGCGCTACCGTTGGCGCCATGACCAAGTTCTGAAGGCCATAGCGAATACCATCAGCTGTGGAATTCGCCACTGTAAGCGCCTCCGCCCAGTGAAGAACACCATTGCTTTCGTCCGGGCTGGGGAGAAGCCACCATTAGCTGCCAGGGCCACCTCATCTGGCCTGCTAGCAACAGCACGAGACTGGGAGTTGAAAGTTGACCTGGGGAAGCAACTGAAATTCCCAGAAGCTGTCGCCACCTCAACACTGCGGCCTGACATGCTACTCATTTCAGAGACCTCCAAGCAGATCGTTCTCCTGGAACTCACCGTACCCTGGGAGGACCGTATCGAGGAGGCCAATGAGAGGAAAAGGGCAAAATACGCTGAGTTAGTGGAGGAGTGCCGGAACAATGGGTGGCGAGCTCGGTGTGAGCCCATCGAGGTGGGATGCAGAGGGTTTGCTGGCCAGTCTCTCTGCAGGGCCTATAACATCCTGGGCATCATAGGAGCCAGTAAGCGAAAGGCCATCAAGGAGGTCACGGAGTCAGCAGAAGTTGCCTCAAGGTGGCTGTGGATAAGGAGAGGAGAACCATGGGTGGGGTAG